Proteins from a single region of Belliella baltica DSM 15883:
- the secDF gene encoding protein translocase subunit SecDF → MRNQGVIVFLTVIVTALCLYYLSFTFVSSNIQQKAAEYATDEVGNVNFDKKQSYLDSIYREPVYNFLGADFTYKEIKETELGLGLDLQGGMHVTLEVSPVEIVKGLSGNSKDPMFNAALEEATEAAKTTNEKFVDLFYTSWQSKAGGKNLNTVFATAANRGRISLESTDADILGIIDLEIENAIERSFNILRTRVDRFGTSQPNIQRIQGSGRIQIELPGVDNQERVRNLLQGVAKLQFWEVAEINDYASELEAANALLVAEAKASKSPTAAEVATDVEGETEEGEEASSLEQQLADGDSTSDFSSEISPIFALTKANYGLVYEIRDTVTINRIFAREDVKSVLPRDIKFLWAVKPQAADGMELLQLYGIKMTRNSDQALLEGDVITDARQELDQSSRPAVSMQMNADGARKWRKLTAENIGKSIAVVLDDYVYTAPTIQGEIPNGQSQITGNFTLEEAKDLANILKSGSLPAPTKIVEEAFVGPTLGKEASNQGVISMVAGLVLVVLFMVAYYAKGGFVAIAALVFNIFFILGILAQLGAALTLPGIAGIVLTIGMSIDANVLIFERIKEELRNGSGLLVAINEGYNKAFSAILDSNVTTFLTGAILYALGQGPVKGFAIVLMIGIASSFFSAVFITRVIVYWMSKKGGDKSSISFATPFAKNILSDLNIDFLSKRKIAYLFSTGFIVVGLAVALISGLKFGVDFTGGRSYIVEFNEPIATSDLKVGLDGEFDGSVEVKTFGGNNILKVTTSYLINEDDDASNAEVEKKVKEGIATVTGLTLADDALNLQDGQFAITGSSKVGATVADDIKASSGEAMFFALVAIFLYILLRFRKWQFSLGSIIALIHDVFFVIAAFAIASALGATFEIDQVFIAAMLTVVGYSINDTVIVFDRIRENIENRGTSKLVKMFNDAINQTMGRTLITSFTTLIVVLVLLVFGGEVLRGFSFALFIGVLVGTYSSIYIATPIVVDLMKKEIANEADSAKKAA, encoded by the coding sequence ATGCGTAACCAAGGTGTTATTGTGTTTCTGACAGTAATCGTTACAGCGCTTTGTCTGTACTACTTGTCATTCACATTCGTATCAAGCAATATTCAGCAGAAAGCTGCAGAATATGCTACTGATGAGGTCGGAAATGTCAATTTCGACAAAAAACAATCTTATTTAGACTCTATTTATAGAGAGCCAGTTTACAATTTCTTAGGAGCAGATTTCACTTACAAGGAAATCAAAGAGACCGAACTTGGTTTGGGTCTTGATTTGCAAGGTGGAATGCACGTAACGCTTGAAGTTTCTCCTGTAGAAATTGTCAAAGGACTTTCTGGAAACAGCAAAGACCCAATGTTCAATGCTGCATTGGAAGAAGCTACTGAAGCTGCAAAAACTACCAACGAAAAATTTGTAGATCTTTTTTACACTTCTTGGCAGTCTAAAGCTGGTGGTAAAAATCTTAATACAGTATTTGCTACTGCAGCAAACAGAGGCAGAATTTCTTTGGAATCGACTGATGCTGATATTTTAGGAATCATCGACCTTGAAATTGAAAATGCAATCGAAAGATCATTCAATATCCTTAGAACACGTGTTGATAGATTCGGTACTTCTCAGCCAAACATTCAGAGAATCCAAGGTTCTGGTAGAATTCAAATCGAATTGCCAGGAGTTGATAACCAAGAAAGAGTTAGAAACTTACTTCAAGGAGTTGCCAAGCTACAATTTTGGGAAGTTGCAGAAATCAATGATTATGCAAGTGAGCTAGAAGCTGCAAATGCACTTTTAGTAGCAGAAGCTAAAGCAAGCAAATCTCCAACAGCTGCAGAAGTGGCTACTGATGTAGAAGGAGAAACTGAAGAAGGTGAAGAAGCTTCTTCCCTTGAGCAGCAATTGGCAGATGGTGACAGCACCTCTGATTTTTCATCTGAAATCTCTCCTATTTTCGCATTGACAAAAGCCAATTATGGTTTGGTTTATGAAATCAGAGATACAGTAACTATCAACAGAATCTTCGCTAGAGAAGATGTGAAATCTGTATTACCAAGAGATATAAAATTCCTTTGGGCGGTAAAGCCACAGGCAGCTGACGGAATGGAATTGTTACAGCTTTATGGAATCAAAATGACTAGAAACTCTGATCAAGCACTTTTGGAAGGTGATGTAATCACTGACGCAAGACAAGAGCTTGATCAGTCTTCAAGACCAGCTGTGAGCATGCAAATGAATGCTGACGGTGCTAGAAAATGGAGAAAACTGACTGCCGAAAATATCGGAAAAAGTATAGCTGTTGTATTGGATGATTATGTCTATACGGCACCTACGATTCAAGGAGAAATCCCAAATGGTCAATCTCAGATTACAGGTAACTTCACTTTGGAAGAGGCGAAAGATTTAGCTAACATTCTAAAATCAGGTAGCTTACCTGCACCAACCAAAATCGTAGAAGAAGCCTTTGTTGGTCCTACTTTGGGTAAAGAGGCTAGCAACCAAGGTGTGATTTCAATGGTTGCTGGTTTGGTATTGGTTGTTCTATTTATGGTTGCATATTATGCAAAAGGTGGATTTGTTGCAATTGCAGCTTTGGTTTTCAACATCTTCTTCATCTTGGGTATTTTGGCTCAGCTTGGTGCTGCATTAACTTTACCAGGTATTGCAGGTATTGTGTTGACCATAGGTATGTCCATTGATGCAAACGTCTTGATCTTCGAGAGGATCAAAGAAGAGCTTCGAAATGGCTCAGGATTATTGGTAGCAATCAACGAAGGTTACAACAAAGCATTCTCTGCAATTTTGGATTCCAACGTGACTACATTCTTGACTGGTGCTATTCTTTACGCTTTGGGTCAAGGTCCAGTAAAAGGTTTTGCCATTGTATTGATGATCGGTATCGCATCATCTTTCTTCTCAGCTGTATTTATCACAAGAGTGATTGTGTACTGGATGAGCAAAAAAGGTGGAGACAAGAGTTCCATTTCTTTCGCTACCCCATTTGCTAAAAATATCTTGAGTGATTTGAATATTGATTTCTTGAGCAAGCGTAAAATTGCTTATTTATTCTCTACCGGATTTATCGTTGTTGGTTTGGCAGTTGCATTGATCAGTGGATTGAAATTTGGTGTGGATTTCACAGGTGGTAGGTCCTACATAGTCGAATTCAACGAGCCAATAGCTACATCAGATTTGAAAGTAGGTTTGGATGGTGAGTTTGATGGCTCTGTAGAAGTAAAAACTTTCGGTGGAAATAACATCTTGAAAGTAACTACTTCCTATTTGATCAATGAAGATGATGATGCTTCTAATGCAGAGGTTGAGAAAAAAGTAAAAGAAGGTATCGCTACGGTAACTGGATTAACTTTGGCAGATGATGCATTGAATCTTCAAGATGGTCAATTTGCCATCACGGGTTCTTCAAAAGTAGGGGCAACAGTAGCAGATGATATCAAAGCTTCTTCTGGAGAAGCCATGTTCTTTGCACTTGTAGCAATCTTCTTATATATCCTATTGAGGTTCCGTAAGTGGCAGTTCTCTCTAGGCTCTATCATAGCATTGATTCACGATGTATTCTTTGTGATTGCTGCATTTGCTATTGCAAGTGCCTTGGGAGCTACATTTGAGATCGATCAGGTATTTATTGCAGCGATGCTGACCGTAGTAGGTTATTCGATCAATGATACCGTGATTGTATTTGATAGAATTCGAGAAAATATAGAAAATAGAGGTACTTCTAAATTGGTAAAAATGTTCAATGACGCCATCAATCAAACGATGGGCAGAACATTGATTACGTCCTTTACCACTTTGATCGTAGTATTGGTATTACTTGTATTCGGTGGTGAAGTGTTGAGAGGATTCTCTTTTGCACTCTTCATTGGTGTATTGGTAGGTACTTATTCTTCTATCTACATTGCGACTCCAATCGTAGTGGATTTGATGAAGAAAGAAATTGCCAATGAAGCCGATTCTGCTAAGAAGGCAGCATAA
- the tnpC gene encoding IS66 family transposase, with protein sequence MGKNSVDYWYSWDYVLIFRKHFYSILDHRDTLIQELIKMNLQLMEQVKSLKSRVSDLENELARYRNPKNSRNSSVPPSKDENRPKKNQSLRQDTGRKTGGQPGHKGHTLEMTSSPDIIENHIPLFCTCCGGDLSAVPAELSSKRQVLDLPVIKVVCTEHRIFSKNCSCGEKISGSFPDNINAPIQYGSGVETIVGYLHARQYVPYRRMKELLRDCFGINLSEGSIDNIIGRFARKSAPIYAKIKTAVSKSPVIGADETGAKVDGNKQWVWTYQTEELTLLAISESRGLKAMNTHFPDGFGKAVLCHDAWRAYFNYSENLHQLCCAHLLRELNYIVERYKSKWADSLRALFREAISLKRKLKKLPDPENSRSIASIEEKMDNLLAQPVESKHKEAVSLQKRLLKYRKSLFTFLYHQKVPPDNNASERAIRNIKVKQKISGQFKSNNGAENFCVIRSVVDTLIKRSGNILENLNHIANLQPE encoded by the coding sequence GTGGGGAAAAACAGCGTGGATTATTGGTATTCATGGGATTATGTGCTGATATTCAGGAAACATTTCTATAGTATATTGGACCACAGGGATACGCTTATTCAGGAACTGATCAAGATGAACCTCCAGCTTATGGAGCAGGTCAAGTCTTTAAAATCTAGGGTATCCGATTTGGAAAATGAGCTTGCCCGTTACCGTAATCCCAAAAACAGCCGCAACAGCTCGGTTCCCCCTTCAAAAGACGAGAACCGCCCCAAAAAAAATCAGAGTCTCCGTCAGGATACAGGGCGCAAAACCGGCGGTCAGCCTGGACACAAAGGCCATACCCTTGAAATGACATCCTCCCCGGACATAATAGAAAACCACATCCCTTTATTCTGTACCTGCTGTGGTGGTGATCTGTCGGCGGTTCCAGCAGAACTGTCCTCCAAAAGACAGGTCCTGGATCTTCCTGTGATTAAAGTGGTATGTACCGAGCATAGAATCTTTTCCAAAAACTGTTCCTGTGGAGAAAAGATCAGTGGGTCATTCCCTGACAATATCAATGCCCCCATACAGTACGGGAGCGGTGTTGAAACCATTGTCGGTTATCTGCATGCCAGACAGTATGTTCCCTATAGAAGGATGAAAGAACTTCTCAGGGACTGCTTCGGTATTAATCTCAGCGAGGGGAGTATCGATAACATTATCGGTAGGTTTGCCCGCAAGTCTGCACCAATATATGCAAAGATAAAGACGGCAGTCTCTAAAAGTCCTGTGATAGGAGCTGACGAGACTGGGGCTAAAGTGGATGGAAACAAACAGTGGGTCTGGACTTATCAGACCGAGGAACTCACCCTGTTAGCTATATCTGAATCACGTGGACTTAAGGCGATGAATACACATTTTCCCGATGGGTTCGGAAAGGCAGTATTGTGCCACGATGCATGGAGGGCATACTTCAACTATTCGGAAAACCTGCACCAGCTCTGTTGTGCACATCTGCTTAGGGAGCTCAACTACATTGTTGAACGCTATAAATCTAAATGGGCTGACAGCCTTAGGGCCCTGTTCAGGGAAGCTATCTCACTGAAGAGAAAACTCAAAAAACTACCAGATCCAGAGAATAGCAGGAGTATTGCTTCCATTGAAGAGAAGATGGATAACCTACTCGCCCAACCTGTAGAGTCAAAACATAAAGAAGCAGTATCCCTACAAAAAAGACTCCTGAAATACAGAAAGTCACTTTTTACTTTTCTCTATCACCAAAAAGTACCACCGGATAACAATGCCTCTGAAAGAGCCATACGCAACATCAAGGTGAAACAAAAAATATCAGGACAGTTCAAATCCAACAATGGAGCTGAAAACTTCTGTGTTATAAGATCCGTCGTGGATACCCTGATCAAACGTTCGGGAAATATCTTAGAAAATCTAAATCATATAGCTAATTTACAACCTGAGTAG
- the tnpA gene encoding IS200/IS605 family transposase, producing MSTYTSLLYHIVFSTYKREKTITQSNKKELFAYIYGYLKNKNCHLYRLNGVEDHIHIFTHIHQSISLASLVKDIKLSTSTLIKDKLLFKNWNGWQEGYGAFTVNANSKDKLIDYIIKQEEHHKHVSYLEEYKKLLNDHGVIFDEKYLL from the coding sequence ATGAGCACTTACACATCTCTACTTTATCACATTGTCTTTTCAACATATAAAAGAGAAAAAACTATAACTCAAAGCAATAAAAAAGAACTATTTGCCTATATCTATGGGTATTTGAAAAATAAAAACTGCCATCTCTACCGCTTAAATGGAGTCGAAGACCATATCCATATTTTTACACATATTCATCAATCAATTTCATTGGCAAGTTTGGTTAAAGATATTAAACTATCTACATCTACATTAATAAAAGATAAGCTACTTTTTAAAAATTGGAATGGATGGCAAGAAGGTTATGGGGCTTTTACTGTGAATGCAAATAGTAAGGATAAGCTAATTGATTATATCATCAAACAAGAAGAACATCATAAGCATGTTTCATATTTAGAGGAGTATAAAAAGTTATTGAATGATCATGGGGTCATTTTTGATGAAAAATATCTACTATAA
- a CDS encoding IS256 family transposase yields the protein MNKKKTIEDLLNDPKMSDRLKERLYSKKGLLGKESPFSEILQQMVNTMLEGEIESFLLEERASGHVNKRNGRTPKRVVSDAGFLDISTPRDRNGDFEPELVGKRERELSSGLDDQILALYAQGNSVEDVRRLLEEIYGVSISAGRISQITDKVLPEIQEWRTRSLQSFYPIVYLDAIHFKVRQEGKYISSAFYTVYSVDWEGNRDVLGLYINSGGEGAKKWGLVMEDLKSRGVADILVVCTDDLQGFSEQIQEVFPASVVQKCIVHQMRNSLKYVDEADKKALIKDLRQVYTSTTEEGAKTALSAFEATWGKKYKYIVRQWRDNWTELMAFLDFPVGMRKMIYTTNPVEALHRIMRKLIKSKAAWASETALLKQLYLSISRNEKSWKKNARGWTSIQREIMELYPDRVPQKN from the coding sequence ATGAACAAGAAAAAGACAATTGAGGATTTATTAAATGATCCAAAGATGAGTGACCGTCTAAAAGAGCGGTTATACAGCAAGAAGGGCTTGCTGGGCAAAGAGAGCCCCTTTAGTGAGATTTTACAACAAATGGTGAATACCATGCTTGAGGGAGAGATTGAGAGTTTTCTATTAGAAGAGCGGGCCTCTGGCCATGTTAATAAGCGTAATGGCAGGACTCCCAAGCGAGTGGTGAGCGATGCCGGTTTTCTGGATATTTCTACTCCCAGAGACCGTAATGGAGACTTTGAGCCCGAACTGGTAGGCAAACGTGAACGTGAACTGAGCAGCGGCCTTGATGATCAGATACTGGCGCTGTATGCGCAGGGTAATTCAGTGGAAGACGTAAGACGTCTGCTGGAGGAGATTTACGGGGTGAGTATCTCAGCAGGCCGTATCTCCCAGATTACCGATAAGGTGCTCCCTGAGATTCAGGAATGGCGTACAAGAAGCCTTCAAAGCTTTTATCCCATCGTGTACCTGGATGCCATACACTTCAAAGTACGCCAGGAGGGCAAATACATCAGTAGCGCCTTCTATACAGTATATTCGGTGGATTGGGAAGGGAATAGGGACGTATTAGGTCTTTACATCAACTCGGGCGGAGAAGGAGCTAAAAAATGGGGCCTGGTAATGGAAGATCTTAAATCAAGAGGAGTAGCCGATATTTTGGTGGTCTGCACGGATGATCTACAGGGATTTTCCGAACAGATTCAGGAAGTGTTCCCTGCTTCAGTTGTCCAAAAGTGCATTGTTCATCAAATGAGGAATTCGCTGAAATATGTGGATGAAGCTGATAAGAAGGCTTTAATAAAGGACTTACGTCAGGTATACACCTCCACCACTGAAGAAGGTGCGAAAACAGCATTGTCAGCCTTTGAAGCCACATGGGGCAAGAAATATAAGTATATAGTACGGCAATGGCGTGACAACTGGACTGAGCTGATGGCATTCCTGGATTTTCCTGTAGGGATGCGGAAGATGATCTATACAACAAATCCGGTAGAGGCCCTACATCGGATCATGCGAAAACTGATAAAAAGCAAAGCTGCATGGGCATCGGAAACAGCACTGTTAAAGCAGCTCTATTTATCGATCAGTCGGAACGAAAAGTCATGGAAGAAAAATGCAAGGGGATGGACTTCCATCCAGCGTGAAATCATGGAGCTGTACCCGGATAGGGTGCCACAAAAAAACTGA
- a CDS encoding sensor histidine kinase, with the protein MENEGSNIFLLILFGSLLTLLMAGFIVTMVLIHRSRQIKNKQKLESLKAEFEKTILNVEKEIQEETLNHVGRELHDNIGQLLSLTKLTLNNSKPEKIQEGKQLVNQVIKEVRNLSKSLNLDWVATVDLDVYIQKELGKLERLEFCKVEYERTGEPIAYENSKKLVLIRVIQECLNNAIKHAKPEIIKIKLDYYHDFLEVSISDDGIGFDTNLESAGSGMNNLKSRMKTIGGTIEIHSELKKGTQIKLLLPNSNA; encoded by the coding sequence ATGGAAAATGAAGGCAGTAATATTTTTCTTTTGATTTTATTTGGGTCACTGCTGACCTTGCTGATGGCTGGCTTTATCGTCACTATGGTATTGATTCACAGAAGCAGGCAAATCAAAAATAAACAAAAGCTGGAAAGCTTAAAAGCTGAATTTGAGAAGACGATTCTGAATGTCGAAAAAGAAATTCAAGAAGAAACGCTTAATCATGTGGGCAGAGAGCTTCATGATAATATTGGTCAGCTCCTTTCTCTCACCAAACTTACGCTCAACAACTCTAAACCTGAAAAAATACAAGAGGGAAAACAACTGGTCAACCAAGTAATAAAGGAAGTCAGAAACTTATCGAAATCTTTAAATTTGGATTGGGTAGCCACAGTTGACTTGGATGTTTATATTCAAAAAGAACTTGGTAAGTTGGAGCGTCTAGAATTTTGCAAAGTAGAATACGAAAGAACCGGCGAGCCTATAGCTTATGAGAACTCAAAGAAACTGGTTTTGATCAGAGTCATTCAAGAATGTCTGAATAATGCCATCAAACATGCCAAACCTGAAATTATCAAAATCAAACTCGATTATTATCATGACTTCTTGGAGGTGAGTATATCAGATGATGGTATTGGATTTGACACAAATCTGGAAAGTGCAGGCTCAGGAATGAATAATCTAAAATCTAGAATGAAAACAATCGGTGGAACAATAGAAATTCACTCTGAACTAAAAAAAGGTACACAAATCAAACTTTTATTGCCAAATTCAAATGCATAA
- a CDS encoding response regulator transcription factor, with product MIKIAIADDHKLFAKGIEGLLAEEEDFQICGTFINGQELIDFLETKRVDVVLTDMNMPVMSGDGVISAIKSKYPRTKVIVLSMYDDETIFKKCQKLGANAYMLKDADPDELIYTIREVLDGSHVMSFQKVIQQNNDYYYYDSFRDKYKLSKRELQIFLMIKDGKINREIAEELHLSQLTVESHRKKINSKLGVSSALELVKKAMEMNI from the coding sequence ATGATAAAAATAGCAATCGCAGACGATCACAAACTATTCGCCAAAGGAATCGAAGGCCTCCTTGCTGAGGAGGAGGATTTTCAGATTTGCGGAACTTTCATCAATGGTCAAGAATTAATCGATTTTCTTGAAACCAAGCGTGTAGATGTGGTCCTGACAGATATGAATATGCCTGTGATGAGTGGTGATGGCGTCATCAGCGCCATCAAATCAAAATACCCTAGAACAAAAGTCATTGTGCTGTCCATGTATGACGATGAAACTATTTTTAAAAAGTGCCAAAAACTTGGTGCCAATGCCTACATGCTCAAAGATGCTGATCCGGACGAGTTGATCTATACCATCAGAGAAGTCTTGGACGGAAGTCACGTGATGAGTTTTCAAAAAGTCATCCAACAAAACAACGATTATTATTATTATGATTCATTTAGGGACAAATACAAACTCTCTAAAAGAGAATTGCAAATCTTTCTTATGATAAAAGATGGTAAAATCAATAGAGAAATTGCCGAAGAATTGCACCTGAGTCAACTTACTGTAGAATCCCACAGAAAAAAAATAAATTCCAAACTAGGAGTTAGTTCTGCCTTAGAACTGGTGAAAAAAGCGATGGAAATGAATATTTGA
- a CDS encoding Gfo/Idh/MocA family oxidoreductase, which yields MSKIKAALVGYGSVGEKIHAPLISVCENLELVAVVERNLTKSKEKYPQVQIFKSLEALLEADAADLIIIVTPNYLHFDQAKLALSYGKHVVVDKPVTISSKEAKELKEIAGQKGLLLSVFQNRRLDGDFQTIQKILHEGILGRLVHFESHFDRFRPVLTENWREKNVPGNGITYDLGTHLIDQAYLLFGMPQWVSADIRSQRTNAVADDFFDITLGYGDVFVRLTASVLSNAPMPKFLLLGEKGSFSKFGLDIQERALKAEKLPQGADWGLESEESWGTIYLEDRSFKYETLRGDYRLFYENIAKAIQGIETPLVKIDEAIAVLQIIESAFESSQSGKRVLLT from the coding sequence ATGAGTAAGATAAAAGCGGCATTAGTGGGATATGGATCAGTGGGGGAAAAAATCCATGCTCCCTTAATTTCTGTTTGCGAAAATTTGGAGCTGGTGGCTGTTGTAGAAAGAAATTTAACAAAATCAAAAGAAAAATATCCTCAGGTTCAAATCTTCAAAAGTTTAGAAGCCTTACTTGAGGCTGATGCCGCTGATTTAATTATCATCGTCACTCCCAATTATTTGCATTTCGATCAAGCCAAGCTTGCACTTTCTTATGGAAAACATGTAGTGGTAGATAAGCCGGTCACCATTTCTTCCAAAGAAGCCAAGGAGTTGAAAGAGATTGCAGGGCAAAAAGGCTTATTGCTTTCGGTTTTCCAAAATCGAAGGTTAGACGGAGATTTTCAGACGATTCAAAAGATTCTACATGAAGGAATTTTGGGACGTTTGGTACATTTTGAATCTCACTTTGATCGCTTCCGACCTGTGCTAACTGAAAATTGGCGAGAAAAAAACGTTCCTGGAAATGGAATCACCTATGATTTGGGAACACATTTGATAGATCAAGCCTATTTACTTTTTGGCATGCCACAATGGGTTTCTGCCGATATCCGCAGTCAGAGAACGAATGCTGTTGCTGATGATTTCTTTGATATTACTTTAGGCTACGGTGATGTTTTTGTCAGACTCACAGCTTCTGTTCTTTCCAATGCACCGATGCCGAAATTCCTTTTACTTGGTGAAAAGGGCTCCTTTTCTAAATTTGGTCTAGATATTCAAGAACGTGCTTTGAAAGCAGAAAAATTGCCTCAAGGTGCGGATTGGGGTTTGGAATCAGAAGAAAGTTGGGGAACCATCTACCTAGAAGATCGAAGCTTCAAATACGAAACCTTGCGTGGGGATTATAGGCTTTTTTATGAAAATATCGCCAAAGCTATTCAAGGAATAGAAACCCCTCTCGTGAAAATCGATGAAGCCATTGCTGTCCTTCAGATCATTGAATCAGCATTTGAGAGCAGTCAGTCTGGAAAAAGAGTACTTCTTACCTAA
- a CDS encoding helix-turn-helix domain-containing protein, which produces MKSYKLEEAEDLLIGKIGTQERDEYEFELKLELIGDMIKIARKKRKLTQEQLGELVGVKKAQISRLENSTGNVTFETVVRIFNALGAKMNVNLQM; this is translated from the coding sequence ATGAAGAGTTATAAATTAGAAGAAGCGGAAGACTTGTTGATCGGTAAGATTGGAACACAAGAGAGAGATGAGTATGAATTTGAATTAAAACTTGAACTAATTGGTGATATGATTAAAATCGCTCGCAAAAAACGAAAACTGACTCAGGAACAATTAGGAGAATTGGTGGGAGTGAAAAAAGCTCAAATATCAAGATTAGAGAATAGCACTGGCAATGTAACATTTGAGACTGTAGTTCGAATCTTTAATGCTTTGGGTGCAAAAATGAACGTAAATCTTCAGATGTGA
- a CDS encoding type II toxin-antitoxin system RelE/ParE family toxin, whose amino-acid sequence MIVHFFVDDSSKKFTFNETIASFVSLLYDKKMMVKRFKTKLLEEAFEFIQKQDIKARKKILQNIRRAEQHSDSKFFKKLTSEIWKFRTLYSGIQYRLLAFWEKEDKIETFVFATHGIIKKTCRVDKKEIEKAANIRIEYLKNKKK is encoded by the coding sequence ATGATTGTACATTTCTTCGTAGATGACTCTTCAAAAAAGTTTACATTTAACGAAACAATTGCTAGCTTTGTTTCGTTATTGTATGATAAGAAAATGATGGTAAAGCGATTTAAAACAAAGCTCTTAGAAGAGGCTTTTGAGTTTATCCAAAAACAAGATATAAAAGCAAGGAAAAAAATACTTCAGAATATTAGACGAGCTGAACAACATTCTGATTCTAAATTTTTCAAAAAACTAACCAGCGAAATTTGGAAATTTAGGACTTTATATTCAGGAATTCAATATCGGCTTTTGGCATTTTGGGAAAAAGAAGATAAAATTGAAACTTTTGTTTTTGCGACACATGGAATTATCAAAAAAACCTGTAGAGTAGACAAAAAAGAAATCGAGAAAGCAGCTAACATCAGAATAGAATATCTAAAAAACAAAAAGAAATGA
- a CDS encoding SAM-dependent methyltransferase: MKGKLFLIPSILAENTSQNVMSPQIKEVVKNTKHYLVEELRTARRYISSLKLGLVIEDLHLEILNKKTRIPQLAELMQPILNGQDMGIISEAGCPGIADPGAIAVAWAHEKGIQVVPLSGPSSMFLALMGSGFNGQSFAFHGYLPIDKKDRIASIKNLEAESIKSNRTQIFMETPFRNNPLFEDLKNNLHPNTKLCIGKNLTGADEFIQTKTVQNWKKAKIDLHKIPTVFIIYAGN, encoded by the coding sequence ATGAAAGGCAAACTTTTCCTCATTCCATCTATCCTTGCAGAAAACACTTCACAGAATGTCATGTCTCCTCAGATCAAGGAAGTGGTCAAAAACACAAAGCATTATCTTGTCGAAGAACTTAGAACCGCCAGAAGATATATCAGTAGCTTAAAGCTTGGACTGGTAATCGAAGATTTACATTTGGAGATTTTGAATAAAAAAACGCGAATCCCACAACTTGCAGAGCTGATGCAGCCAATACTCAATGGACAAGATATGGGGATTATTTCAGAGGCTGGTTGCCCTGGAATCGCAGACCCTGGAGCAATTGCTGTAGCTTGGGCACATGAAAAAGGCATTCAAGTTGTACCGCTTTCAGGGCCAAGTTCCATGTTTTTAGCTTTGATGGGTTCAGGGTTTAATGGACAGTCCTTTGCTTTTCATGGCTATCTGCCTATCGATAAAAAAGACAGAATCGCCTCCATCAAAAATCTGGAAGCAGAATCCATCAAAAGCAATCGTACCCAGATTTTTATGGAAACGCCATTTAGAAACAATCCACTTTTTGAGGATTTGAAAAACAATTTACATCCAAATACAAAGCTTTGTATAGGTAAAAATCTAACTGGTGCTGATGAATTTATCCAAACGAAAACTGTCCAAAATTGGAAGAAGGCGAAGATTGACCTTCACAAAATCCCGACTGTTTTTATTATTTACGCCGGAAATTAG